catttaaaaaagtataaaattctgaaaatcaTGTGTTAACATTGTTAATGATTCAGAGTATCAGACAGCACTAACAGCTCGGGCAGCACCATACATGCTTAAATGCTCAGGTTTTCAAAAGGAACagtgttcagtgtttttaaaaaaaaaaggcaaacataTGACAAATATGTCAAATCTTCCATCGGTTCCTCAGAAACGAACATCTGCACGACAGCCTCAGCTTTTGGCAATTGCTGGTAAGTTTCTGTCGGTGCATTTAGCATTTAATTACGAGTCTTGAGCGTTTGGCATGGTGCCTAACATGGAAGGATCGCTGCAGTCCATTCGCCCTGTGGTTTGCAGCATTTTCCAGTCGGCCTGCAGCCTCTCTCTCAGCCTCTCCAAAGCATCTCCATCCTGTGGGAACGGAGCGCCAAGCTCCTGCAGAGGGGCCGCGGGGTGACCGAGGAGGGCGGAAGCGGTAGGGCCCATGCACGCCTCTTCATTCGCctgaaatgcaaagaaaaaaaaaaacaggtatacCAGGAGCTTTACATCAAACGTGCTCCAGTTGTCTCACCTGCATCAGAACCAGGGTGTGTCCTTTTGCAAAGCCCCGCAGCAGGCCGATCAGTTGCTGCCACATGCCGTCGCCCACTCCGCTCTCTGGCATGCGACCCAAAAGGACAAGACCGGGGTCGTACTCGTATCCCAGAGGCAGGAGGAGGCCAAGGACCGCCTGGAGGAACCCGGACGTGTCACCGCAGCCCTGCGAGACGACAAGTAAACTACGCATCCATGTTTCTGTAACACCGGCGGTAATTTGGCGTTTTTGAGGTCGGCTTACCTGCTTTAAACGCACTGGAATGTAATATTTGCTCTTCCGTTCCTCGCCGTCTTCGCCGCTGATATGCACAACAAGCGTTCTCCTTAAAACAGACAAGATTCTTGCTGAAAACCTTTTCAGGAAAACCTTCATAAAAAGAGTAATAAACGTAGTTTAAACCACTAATACCCGTCTGTGGTGACGTAATTCAGCCCCGTCGCGTTGCCCACACAGACAACCAAAACCCTGAAGGAGGAGACAAGTGGAAACAATTCAGGCCGGTCTGAAAGCAAAACCACAGGAGCGagtcaaaaaaagagaaacacattCAGTGAGCTTTATCTCGACCTTTACTGGGATCCAACACTTGATTATGGCTCATAGGAGAAATactgacaaataaaatagtaaatCATTTATGGCTTGGTTAAAATTATAGGTTCGACATCTTGAGAGGAACTCTAAAAGGCAAAGAtttaatggaaaagaaaagcgCACCCGTCTGAAATTCTCAACCCCCTGACCCCAACCGTCACGCTCAGATATAAGGGAAAGTTATTAAGGATGAGCCATCAAGAATCATGCCGATCATCAGACTGTGAACCGTGACCCCCCGAGAGAAGAGCCCCTGCTAGCTTCAAGTAATAGATTTGCACTTACCCAAATGGACAAGCCCTGTTTTACGGTTTTATAGTCAGTCCAGACAAAGACTCAGATGTTTGACCAAGAATGTTAGAAAAATGCAACtatcaagcatggtggtggaagcgACATGCTATGGGCCAGTTTTAAAACCTGGACCCATCTGGTTGTTCATCAGAAGTgactccacactgcaaaaagggaagttcaattttcttgaaatgagtgcatttgtccttgatttgagcatgctAGTTTAAATGATCGCCAGTGggatgagatttttgcacttaaaaataggaacaactcatctccatcatcttatttcaagtgcagtaaatataattttcctattttttggggtataaaatactcattcaattggTAGATcatcgtatttacctgctcaaatcaacaacaaatacacaaatagTTCTCTTCTTCCAGTGCAAAACCCACTTTAAAACCGGTTTTACGGCGGATAAAGCAGGATTAAGCTTCTGGAATAGAAACATATCGACTGACCATTAAAGAGGAGCCTGTACCAGGACACCAGATAAAAGGAGCTCTACCATATTCTACCAAGATGAAGAAAGATCAAATAAACAGCCAGAATTATTCCAAATGTTAAttgaaggctgaaaaaaaaactctctacATCTTGCAAGAGAGCATTTGCTCAAATATTAGCAAGGGGGTGTATTTATCAACGTAAACCTATATGAATCATTTTGAGCCCatgtggattagagaaaatccacaaaaaatTCAAGCTTGTCTTCCCAGTTGCAGTATTTGACATTCATTGCTGCTGTAGGATGTATAACCAGTCCGTTGTGAACAGAAAAACAGCTAAACTAAATcattaaagtcagaattaatTGACCTGAATGGTGATATGGGAGTAATATTCCGGCTGATGCATTTTCCTACAGTAAAATCGAAGCAAACTTTCTAAACTATGTCTAATAAAAATTGCTCTGAATTCACCACAGGGGTATCAGCACTGAAGTGTCATTTTTGCTGAGTCATCAAACTGTCCATGTTCCCACATATTGATCATTCACTTTAAAAGTGGTGATGTTTAACAGCAGCTGGTTCAAAACAGACAGCACAGCCCGTGTGAGGCTTGACTTCTGTACCGGTCGACGAGATCGGAGGCCAGATCCTGGGCGACGCACATCGTGGCTGCGGCGACATCAGGGACCAGCGCCAAGCCATTGCCGATCTGAGGACCATTGAAACAAAATCAGCTGGTAGGTGACATCAACAAGTCGGCGGaggggaggaaaaacaaagagaaagcaaaacatCTTGATTTCACCTCATTCGTCAGCATTTTCTCCATCAGGGTGTGAAGTCTTGAAATGGTTGCTACAGCATCCCCGTCATCCGCAGCTTTCGTGAAATGATTCCTTGAGGAAACCATGTTCGATTAGTAAACAGAGCGATTATCCATGAAATCAGGCGTGTTACTCTGCACACCCCTCACTTGAGTTTGTTGACTAAACGTGGTTGGAGAGCTCCGGAGGtgctgaggcgtttcagtccgtCGGCACCGGCCACGTCGTCAGGAAGCACCGACGCGGAACAAACAGGAGGACAGAAACGCTGCGGAGGCTCCGGCCAAACTTTGGCCTCCGCGCTGCTTTCTTCCTCTGCCGTTTCTGCCggttcctcctcttcttttgcCAGTTTCATGGGTTTGGTGCTGATTTCCGGCAAAGGTGGATTGGCTGGAGAAGGGACTAAACCGTGTTAGAGAGGAAATACAAAAAGTAATGGATTGAATTAATTGCATTTCTACATAAAGTTTATAGTTTGCTGtacttaaattattttttttggctaaaGGTTGTTGCACTTCAGTATTTGGGGatgaaaaacagcatttaaaaaaaaacaataagtggGATTGTCTGCTGATATAACATGTAAAAGAGAGCATAAGTCACCTTTTTCTGATCAAACTACTGTATAACAAGGCAAATTCTGTCCTCAGCATGTTTACAGTCATGCTGGAACGTGGATAACAGGGTGAAGCTGCACGACTGCTATGTAGCCGTTCTACCTGCATGCTTCAGGAAGGACCAGTACTGCCTGTGAGCTGATCGGGCACACTGAAGAGACTCGAGCGCactgaaaaacagcaacaaatccAACACAGTTACAGAGCTTCATTTCCTTCAAGTCACAAGCACAAACCTTCATGTGTTTTctagaccagcacaaagtacaGCCCATCTGTCAAGCGGAGggaacattttctctttttttaatatataaaaatcaagCCATTCAGCCTCTTTTACTTtgatacctttaaataaaatcctatgCAACCAAAGGCATTTACAAGAGAcacaaaatctttaaaaaaaaaggtccaccttgttgtttttttaacgtCGGTTTAATtaaagctgttctgtgaaggcctcaggtGTTTGTTAAGAGAGCATTAATGAACAATCAGCTTTAGGAAGACCAAAGATCACTGCAGAAAGCTCAAACAACTCTCCACATTAGCCTGAAACGTGATGGTGGCAGTATTACGCAgcggggatgcttttcttcagcctgGACAGAAAAACTGCTCTGATGGAAAGGTGGACGGAGCTATATGCAGGGCAATGATTAAATAAAGCCTGTAAGGGATTACcagtcagagctacaatgaagtgatttagatcaaaggcatttttatgttttaaaattgtCCAAACAAAGCCCATCCAGGATAAGAGTAAAATGGATGCTAGTAGACGTTTCTCCGTCCGGTCTGACTGAACTTAAGGTGTCCTGCAGAGAACATTTGGCCAAATACCAGTCTGTAGATCAGGGGCGACACCCTTTTGTGTATAATTTTAAAGTTATATTTAGGTATCGGTTTTCCAAATAggaaaatactaaatctttttaccATATGAGCAtccaattattattaatatcagGACTTTGAAACGATTGTACAAATGATtgtgtgactttattctcattgtATTTACAGCTTTCTTTTTGTAATGTCAATTATTCCTGTACATATAATATTACGACTCTAATTCTCAtaatttccacacaaaaaatgtCCTAATAGGCCCCATCGTAGATTCAAGAAAATACATGATTTGCCACAGAGGAGTACATTTCTAGAATGAGTCAGATATTGTGATATTAATTTCACATAATTGCAAGAAAAATTTTGCACATTCTCGGAAGTCGAAAACTTGTACATATTTGCggaaaaatgtgtaattttccACAATATATAGGCATtcatttgctatattaaaactaGGATATTCTCTGACATCTCATCTCACGGCCCCCGTAGATGGGTCCTTAACCTCACTTTGGGAATCTCTGCTCTACATGTCCAAGGATTGAACCCCAAAACCACTGCGGTTAAACAAAGCACTGACTTAGGAGGCCTCAGCATCACTGCACACAACGCCTTTCTTTTTTACTTGTATATCATGTGTAATTCAACCTCTACTTCACACTTACGCACTGCTTTTTGCCGGGCCATCACATAAAACcctaataaaatgcattgaagtttgtaatgtgacacaatctgaaaaagtgaaataacGTTTCAGGGGACTGGATTTCTGTACGACACACACCTTATGCAGGGACTCCTGAGGTTGGCGAGCCGAGGCAGAGGATCTCCCAGCAGAGTCTGAATGGTCTGGCAAACCGACTGTGCGAGAGAAGTCAAGTTGTATCctccctggaaaaaaaaaaaaaatcaaataaaacggggtggagaaaaaaaacagatgcagaCAGTAAAATAAGACTGACAAGTCTTGTTAAAGATACAGATAGCGAGTGTTAtagctgccatgctgacctccaGTGCAGCGCAAAGTTTTCCTCCAGCTAGGTTCATCAGGAGATGAGTTAAGTGGGCAAAGATGTCTGGAGTGGCACACATTTCtccctgaaaacaaaacaggttcaatcaatcaaaattaaaattaaaatcagttaCCCATGTTCTGTCACAACGCCACACTGACTGGAGGAAGACTATTtcaatgcaaaaattcatgAGACAGAAGTGTAAGGCGGGCAATGTGTAAATAAGTAGACTTTACacaatgagaataaaaaaaaaaaaaaaaactgtcatgggttttttcttttttggtaccTCGGGGTCACCGATGGCCGAGTCAAAGCCTGCGCACACCAAGACCAAGTCTGGGCAAAACTGTGAGGAAGAATCACATGAGCTAAAAAGTCATGATCATGcttcattctaaaaaaaaaaaatgtttctagtGTTGAAAAAATGTCTCACCTCATAAGCTGCTGGCAGAAGAACATGGCAGAAGACTGACAGATAGTCGCTGTTTTCCATCCCCACCTGAAATATCAATATCAATGAGGAAGGCTAAACACAGCTGGCGCGCGCCGTCTTTAAAAATCGTTCAACATTTGATCTTAATGCCAGTTTTGCAGACTTGCGCAGTAAATCCGTTCATCCTTCTAAAGTGTTCAGGGTTCATAAATGAGCAGACGGCAGACCTTTAGGAAATGTAAACGTGTTTATCTGTGTGATGGTTGGATAGGATGTGGGGCTCAGATCTACCTGACACATTAAGCAGCCAATCAGTATTAACAGTGATGTCAAAGACTACAGGAGCCACAGGTTCAAAACAAGGCCAAACGGAGACAAACTGCTTTGCttggcttttttaaaaaaaaaaaaaagttccgtTTACTCACCTTATTCCAAGGCACATTTATGTTGAAGCCAGCTCCGCTCCCTTTGCCGACGCTGTCATAGTCTGACTCTCTGAGATGGGGCCAGAATTTCTGATGCTCGTAGCGGTGCCAAGAAAAGTAAAGAACACTGTAAAACACCATAAAAAACACGCAATGACTAAAACACCAGAATTATGCTGCAAACACTTTTACAGTGCATCCGCTCAGACTGTAACGGGTGCTATTGCACAAACGGGCCCACCTCGGGTCATCCTCAAAGCAATACTGCACCCCTTGACCGTGGTGTATGTCCCAGTCCACTATTAAGACCCTGAAAAAGAAACGTTTTTCAGCAGCTTTTAAGCCAATGCGGATCCCCTAAGGAGTcggcaaaacaaacaaagagtGGAGACGATTGAAAAAGGTTGAAATACCTTTTGACTCCATATTTCTGTTTGGCATATCGAGCTGCTATGGCCACGTTGTTGAACACACAGAAACCGTTGGCGGCACCGCGCATACTGTGGTGTCCCGGTGGTCTAGCGACAGTAACAGAACATAGGTTCCTAGTTTTAGTATGAACTAATATTTGCCATCTCATTTCATGGATTTTCTTGTTTCGTTATGCGTTTTTCTTTGCAGTATTTTCTTACGATATATAGACAGAACACATCCTTGCAAACGAGTAAGGATGCAAAACAGATAATATTTGACAAAAGGAACACAATTGGTCCTTGAAGCGTTTAGAGTCTTACCTGACCAGAGCTATGCCATTCCTGACCTTCCCTGTCATAACACTGTCCACCAGCTGCAGAGCGGACCCCGCAGCGAGCTTAGCACAGTGATAGATATTCTAGAGCAGTGAACgattaaagaaaaatagagaggTTAAGCAATGAGCAACACAAGCAGAGAGTCAGGGAGGGACAAATGTGACACACAGCTGCTGAGTAGGGGACTAACCGGGTGGAAGTAGACATCCCCATACTGAAGCGTGAACTCCTTCAAGTCCTCCAAAGTCATGTACGGAGTCTTTTTTACCGCCTCCAGGTATTCCTCACTGTTaggaaaacagcagaaattATCAAGTTGTTTATTTCGTAATTATGAGGAGgtaaataaattcattaaacCACATCACAGCTCCAGAGCCTAATCAAGGCATGCAATCAAAGTGGGAAAGTTTAAAAGGATATAAGTGGTGCAGTAATGGCTGGTTGGTTTGAGTGGAGATGGGGGCTCCAATCAAAAATCTGTTTAGGGGCTCTAGGTCCTAAACAAGTCAGGACGGACCTGTGGACGAGCAGTATCTCTGCGTCTGAGGCCTGACGGGCCGGGACGGAGACGCAGCGCCCGGAAAGACCACTCCTGACCAAGGCCTCATAACTGGCCGTGAGCCGCTCTGGGACCTCGATCTTACAGGCtgggctgcagaaacaaaataaaacaagcataAACGTAGACCTGTCACCGTTTCTAAGTATCAATGGACAATTTAACAAACTGTACTTTTTCATCATTATTCCTGTTGTTTAGCAGATTTTTAGTATTTTGCTACACGAGCATGTTGTAACAAGTCCTGCCTCTCTCCAACCTGTTTCTCTGAACTGCTGGACAACTGGCTGAAAGAGGCTACAACATATTTTCCTCTTTAGAAAGAATCTGAAAAATGTCtcagtttggaaatatttcagaACAATTAACCAGCTAATACTGTATTAAACATCGATAAAGTATTAATTAATGATACAAATTGTACTTGTGTTACTCCATAGATTCAGTGGCAGAATGGTGTGTTTAGTGCAGTAAGAACAATACTTTAAAACAACTAGCTTTAACCAGGCGTTTGTTGAATAACCATTACTCAAGTcagtataaaaatataaaaacaaactacagaCAACATTGTGATAACTATAATAATGCGTCGCATTATCTCTgcaataaaagcaattaaaatcatgttttgcatttctgttGTAAGTCTGTGCTAAAAATGGAACTGGGGTAGTTTTATTCAAAGCTAAACTTAAGAATTAACAATTAACTATTCTGTTTGTTCATCTTGCACgttcatttaattttaaaattgtcttttttattaCGAAAAGCAGATGTGGTGATAGAAAACAATAACGTGATACGCATACATTTATATCTTTTTAAATTGATAAAATTGtgaatttttaaacatttgtggGTCGGTGTCCCTCTCTAAAATGACCGTGTGGGGAACATGGAACCGTAAAATCTGTACCTACCCCTAACAGTTTGAAATGCTTAAATTGGAAGCACCACTGGCCTGTGGTGCTTGCTAATTTATTAATTGGCGTGGGAACTATTTGAAAAtacttattcatttaaaaaaagaaaaagatgtaaaagtaaagtaaatagCGGGACGTCTAACATTTCAAGCGTCACTTCAAACATGTTAACGTAGCCGACATTATGACCCTCCAGGCTAAACTTTGTATGGTAGGAATT
This window of the Fundulus heteroclitus isolate FHET01 unplaced genomic scaffold, MU-UCD_Fhet_4.1 scaffold_52, whole genome shotgun sequence genome carries:
- the hdac10 gene encoding polyamine deacetylase HDAC10 isoform X2; this encodes MGTALIYDEEMTKYKLLWVDPACKIEVPERLTASYEALVRSGLSGRCVSVPARQASDAEILLVHSEEYLEAVKKTPYMTLEDLKEFTLQYGDVYFHPNIYHCAKLAAGSALQLVDSVMTGKVRNGIALVRPPGHHSMRGAANGFCVFNNVAIAARYAKQKYGVKRVLIVDWDIHHGQGVQYCFEDDPSVLYFSWHRYEHQKFWPHLRESDYDSVGKGSGAGFNINVPWNKVGMENSDYLSVFCHVLLPAAYEFCPDLVLVCAGFDSAIGDPEGEMCATPDIFAHLTHLLMNLAGGKLCAALEGGYNLTSLAQSVCQTIQTLLGDPLPRLANLRSPCISALESLQCARSAHRQYWSFLKHAANPPLPEISTKPMKLAKEEEEPAETAEEESSAEAKVWPEPPQRFCPPVCSASVLPDDVAGADGLKRLSTSGALQPRLVNKLKNHFTKAADDGDAVATISRLHTLMEKMLTNEIGNGLALVPDVAAATMCVAQDLASDLVDRVLVVCVGNATGLNYVTTDGRTLVVHISGEDGEERKSKYYIPVRLKQGCGDTSGFLQAVLGLLLPLGYEYDPGLVLLGRMPESGVGDGMWQQLIGLLRGFAKGHTLVLMQANEEACMGPTASALLGHPAAPLQELGAPFPQDGDALERLRERLQADWKMLQTTGRMDCSDPSMLGTMPNAQDS
- the hdac10 gene encoding polyamine deacetylase HDAC10 isoform X1 — its product is MGTALIYDEEMTKYKLLWVDPACKIEVPERLTASYEALVRSGLSGRCVSVPARQASDAEILLVHSEEYLEAVKKTPYMTLEDLKEFTLQYGDVYFHPNIYHCAKLAAGSALQLVDSVMTGKVRNGIALVRPPGHHSMRGAANGFCVFNNVAIAARYAKQKYGVKRVLIVDWDIHHGQGVQYCFEDDPSVLYFSWHRYEHQKFWPHLRESDYDSVGKGSGAGFNINVPWNKVGMENSDYLSVFCHVLLPAAYEFCPDLVLVCAGFDSAIGDPEGEMCATPDIFAHLTHLLMNLAGGKLCAALEGGYNLTSLAQSVCQTIQTLLGDPLPRLANLRSPCISALESLQCARSAHRQYWSFLKHAVPSPANPPLPEISTKPMKLAKEEEEPAETAEEESSAEAKVWPEPPQRFCPPVCSASVLPDDVAGADGLKRLSTSGALQPRLVNKLKNHFTKAADDGDAVATISRLHTLMEKMLTNEIGNGLALVPDVAAATMCVAQDLASDLVDRVLVVCVGNATGLNYVTTDGRTLVVHISGEDGEERKSKYYIPVRLKQGCGDTSGFLQAVLGLLLPLGYEYDPGLVLLGRMPESGVGDGMWQQLIGLLRGFAKGHTLVLMQANEEACMGPTASALLGHPAAPLQELGAPFPQDGDALERLRERLQADWKMLQTTGRMDCSDPSMLGTMPNAQDS